A genome region from Yoonia vestfoldensis includes the following:
- a CDS encoding VOC family protein produces MLARAVDKRQRAAIGNQGGGRVWLFLQADDFDKDHAKMQASGLRFVGPPRDAPYGHVAVFTDPFGNRWDLIHCAPTSVTGPRQR; encoded by the coding sequence CTGCTGGCCCGCGCAGTCGATAAAAGGCAGCGCGCCGCCATCGGCAACCAAGGCGGCGGGCGCGTCTGGCTGTTCTTGCAGGCGGATGATTTCGACAAAGATCACGCAAAGATGCAGGCAAGCGGTCTCCGCTTCGTAGGCCCGCCGCGCGACGCACCCTATGGCCATGTTGCCGTCTTCACTGATCCGTTCGGCAATCGGTGGGACCTGATCCATTGCGCGCCCACCAGCGTGACAGGACCAAGGCAAAGGTGA
- a CDS encoding imidazoleglycerol-phosphate dehydratase, whose amino-acid sequence MKAMILRDDAADAVQTAHILVSKGFQTLCVTNRDIAQAMIRADVIDLIVMDERVGTQLTHTLALSAERRNPYVSTIIMTDEGRQMTDDLYGLIPSLYALIGTRTETNLMGQIFVSAMANADEIARRIDRQLAADAADMAPDSDDDALDALDDAAAFWDDDDDDTADAAFAMPALHDIAAEARRSWGDYADIRPHPVLNPPAMPPRDGAIKAFA is encoded by the coding sequence ATGAAAGCAATGATCTTGCGCGACGACGCCGCTGATGCGGTGCAAACGGCCCATATTCTGGTCAGCAAAGGGTTCCAGACCCTTTGTGTGACCAACCGCGATATCGCGCAGGCAATGATCCGCGCCGATGTGATCGACCTGATCGTGATGGATGAACGGGTCGGCACGCAGCTGACCCATACGCTGGCCCTGTCCGCCGAAAGGCGCAACCCCTATGTCAGCACCATCATCATGACCGATGAAGGCCGGCAGATGACGGATGATCTTTATGGCTTGATCCCCAGTCTTTACGCGCTGATCGGCACGCGGACAGAAACGAATTTGATGGGCCAGATTTTCGTCTCGGCCATGGCCAATGCGGATGAAATCGCCCGCCGCATCGACCGCCAGCTTGCCGCGGATGCGGCGGATATGGCGCCGGATTCGGATGATGACGCGTTGGATGCGCTGGATGACGCGGCGGCATTTTGGGATGATGATGATGATGATACGGCCGACGCGGCCTTTGCCATGCCCGCCTTGCATGACATCGCCGCAGAGGCGCGGCGCAGCTGGGGCGATTATGCCGATATCCGCCCGCATCCGGTGCTGAACCCACCCGCGATGCCGCCGCGTGACGGCGCGATCAAGGCTTTTGCCTGA
- the pyc gene encoding pyruvate carboxylase, producing MADFKKILIANRGEIAIRIMRAANEMGKKTVAVFAEEDKLGLHRFKADEAYRIGEGMGPVAAYLSIDEIIRVAKMSGADAIHPGYGLLSENPDFVDACTANGITFIGPKAQTMRQLGDKASARRVAMAAGVPVIPATDVLGDDMDAIRQQAAEVGYPLMLKASWGGGGRGMRPIMSEKELEEKVREGRREAEAAFGNGEGYLEKMIMRARHVEVQILGDSHGQIYHLWERDCSVQRRNQKVVERAPAPYLSGTQREQLCNLGKKICAHVNYECAGTVEFLMDMDSGEFYFIEVNPRVQVEHTVTEEVTGIDIVRAQILIAEGKSLVEATGCASQYDVKLDGHALQCRVTTEDPQNNFIPDYGRIQMYRSATGPGIRLDGGTAYSGAVITRYYDSLLTKVTARAPTPEMAIARMDRALREFRIRGVSTNIAFVENLLKHPTFLNNEYHTKFIDETPDLFNFTKRRDRATKILTYIADITVNGHPETASRPRPAAEIRLPRPPVKPTSNLTPGTRNILDEQGPAAVAQWMRDQKQVLITDTTMRDGHQSLLATRMRSIDMINAAPAYAAKMHGLFSVECWGGATFDVAYRFLQECPWQRLRDIRAAMPNIMTQMLLRASNGVGYTNYPDNVVQSFVAQAAKSGVDVFRVFDSLNWVDNMRIAMDAVIDANKVCEGTICYTGDLLDPARSKYDLKYYIGMAKELEAAGAHVLGLKDMAGLLKPAAASVLIKALKDEIGLPVHFHTHDTSGAAIATVLAASAAGVDCIDAAMDSFSGNTSQPTLGSIVEALRGTDRDTGLDVAAIREISNYFEQVRAHYAAFESGLQAPASEVYLHEMPGGQFTNLKAQARSLGLEDRWHEVAQTYADVNQMFGDIVKVTPSSKVVGDMALMMVSQGLTRAQVEDPKADVSFPDSVIDMMRGNLGQPPGGWPAALQKKILKGEKAQTDRPGKSLPPVDLAKTKAELQAKFEDVIIDDEDLNGYLMYPKVFLDYTARHEIYGPVRTLPTRTFFYGMEPGEEIAAEIDPGKTLEIRMQAVADMNEDGEVKVFFELNGQPRTIRVMNRLAAADKVQRPKATLGNAAHIGAPMPGVVASVAAVAGKAVKAGDLLLTIEAMKMETGIHAERDAVIKAVHVQPGSQIDAKDLLVELE from the coding sequence ATGGCCGATTTCAAGAAAATCCTGATTGCCAACCGTGGCGAAATTGCGATCCGCATCATGCGCGCCGCCAATGAGATGGGCAAAAAGACCGTCGCCGTCTTTGCCGAAGAAGACAAGCTTGGCCTGCACCGTTTCAAGGCGGATGAAGCCTACCGCATCGGCGAAGGCATGGGGCCGGTTGCGGCCTATCTGTCGATCGATGAAATCATCCGCGTGGCCAAGATGTCGGGCGCGGATGCGATCCATCCGGGATACGGGCTTTTGTCGGAAAACCCCGATTTCGTGGATGCCTGCACCGCCAATGGAATCACCTTCATCGGCCCCAAGGCCCAGACCATGCGCCAATTGGGCGACAAGGCCTCTGCGCGCCGGGTGGCCATGGCCGCAGGCGTGCCTGTCATCCCCGCAACCGACGTTTTGGGCGATGACATGGATGCGATCCGCCAACAGGCGGCCGAGGTCGGCTATCCGCTGATGCTCAAAGCGTCCTGGGGCGGCGGCGGGCGCGGGATGCGCCCGATCATGTCCGAAAAGGAACTCGAAGAAAAAGTCCGCGAAGGCCGGCGCGAGGCCGAGGCCGCCTTTGGCAATGGCGAAGGCTATCTGGAAAAGATGATCATGCGCGCCCGCCATGTCGAGGTGCAGATCCTGGGTGACAGCCACGGCCAGATCTATCATCTGTGGGAACGCGATTGCTCGGTGCAGCGCCGCAATCAAAAGGTCGTGGAACGCGCCCCCGCCCCCTATCTGTCCGGCACCCAACGCGAACAGCTGTGCAATCTGGGCAAAAAGATCTGCGCCCATGTGAATTACGAATGCGCGGGCACCGTCGAATTCCTGATGGATATGGATTCAGGCGAATTCTATTTTATCGAGGTGAATCCGCGTGTGCAGGTTGAACATACGGTCACCGAAGAAGTCACCGGCATCGACATCGTGCGCGCGCAAATCCTGATTGCCGAGGGCAAATCACTGGTCGAGGCGACAGGCTGCGCCTCGCAATATGATGTGAAACTTGACGGCCATGCCCTGCAATGCCGCGTGACAACCGAAGACCCGCAGAACAATTTCATCCCCGATTACGGGCGCATCCAGATGTATCGCAGCGCCACCGGCCCGGGCATCCGGCTGGACGGCGGCACCGCCTATTCGGGCGCCGTGATCACGCGCTATTACGACAGCCTGCTGACCAAGGTCACGGCCCGCGCCCCCACGCCCGAAATGGCGATTGCACGGATGGACCGCGCCTTGCGCGAATTCCGCATCCGCGGCGTCAGCACCAATATCGCCTTTGTCGAAAACCTGCTGAAACATCCCACGTTCCTGAACAATGAATATCACACCAAATTCATCGACGAGACGCCGGATCTGTTCAACTTTACCAAACGCCGCGACCGGGCGACGAAAATCCTGACCTATATCGCGGATATCACCGTCAACGGGCATCCCGAAACCGCCAGCCGCCCGCGCCCCGCCGCCGAGATCCGGCTGCCGCGCCCGCCCGTGAAACCGACCAGCAACCTGACCCCCGGCACCCGCAATATCCTGGACGAACAAGGCCCCGCCGCCGTGGCGCAATGGATGCGCGACCAGAAACAGGTGCTGATCACCGACACGACGATGCGCGACGGGCATCAATCCTTGCTGGCAACACGGATGCGGTCGATCGACATGATCAATGCCGCCCCTGCCTATGCCGCGAAAATGCACGGGCTGTTCAGCGTCGAATGCTGGGGCGGTGCGACCTTTGACGTGGCTTACCGGTTCTTGCAGGAATGCCCTTGGCAGCGGCTGCGCGATATCCGTGCCGCCATGCCCAATATCATGACGCAAATGCTGCTGCGGGCCTCCAACGGGGTGGGCTATACCAATTACCCCGATAATGTGGTGCAAAGCTTTGTGGCACAGGCCGCCAAATCCGGCGTCGATGTGTTCCGGGTCTTCGACAGCCTGAACTGGGTGGATAACATGCGCATCGCGATGGATGCGGTGATCGACGCCAATAAGGTCTGCGAAGGCACGATCTGCTATACCGGCGACCTGCTGGACCCTGCGCGCAGCAAATATGACCTGAAATATTACATCGGCATGGCCAAGGAACTGGAAGCCGCAGGCGCGCATGTGCTGGGGCTCAAAGACATGGCGGGGCTGTTGAAACCCGCCGCCGCCAGCGTGCTGATCAAGGCGCTGAAGGACGAAATCGGCCTGCCCGTGCATTTCCACACGCATGACACATCGGGGGCGGCGATTGCCACCGTGCTGGCGGCCTCGGCGGCTGGTGTGGATTGCATCGATGCGGCGATGGATTCATTCTCGGGCAATACATCGCAACCAACGCTCGGCTCGATTGTCGAGGCATTGCGCGGCACCGACCGCGACACCGGCCTTGATGTCGCGGCGATCCGCGAGATCAGCAATTATTTCGAACAGGTCCGTGCCCATTACGCGGCCTTCGAATCAGGGCTGCAGGCCCCCGCCTCCGAGGTTTATCTGCACGAAATGCCCGGCGGGCAATTCACCAATCTCAAGGCGCAGGCGCGGTCCTTGGGGCTGGAAGACCGCTGGCACGAGGTGGCCCAGACCTATGCCGATGTGAACCAGATGTTCGGCGATATCGTCAAGGTCACGCCTTCGTCAAAGGTCGTGGGCGATATGGCGCTGATGATGGTCAGCCAGGGCCTGACGCGCGCCCAGGTCGAAGACCCCAAGGCCGATGTCTCTTTCCCTGACAGCGTGATCGACATGATGCGCGGCAATCTGGGCCAACCGCCGGGTGGCTGGCCTGCGGCCTTGCAGAAAAAGATCCTCAAAGGCGAAAAAGCGCAGACCGACCGCCCCGGCAAATCGCTGCCGCCGGTGGATCTGGCCAAGACCAAGGCCGAATTGCAGGCGAAATTCGAGGATGTCATCATCGATGACGAGGATCTGAACGGCTATCTGATGTATCCCAAGGTCTTTCTTGATTACACCGCACGGCACGAGATTTACGGCCCCGTGCGCACCCTGCCGACGCGGACTTTCTTTTACGGGATGGAACCGGGCGAGGAAATCGCCGCCGAGATCGACCCCGGCAAGACGCTCGAAATCCGCATGCAGGCGGTGGCCGACATGAACGAGGATGGCGAGGTCAAAGTCTTCTTCGAACTCAACGGCCAGCCCCGCACGATCAGGGTGATGAACCGGCTTGCCGCTGCCGACAAGGTGCAGCGCCCCAAGGCAACGCTTGGCAATGCAGCCCATATCGGCGCGCCGATGCCCGGTGTCGTGGCCAGCGTGGCGGCTGTGGCGGGCAAAGCGGTCAAGGCAGGCGATCTGTTGCTGACGATCGAGGCGATGAAGATGGAAACCGGCATCCATGCCGAACGCGACGCGGTGATCAAGGCCGTGCATGTGCAGCCAGGCAGCCAGATCGACGCCAAGGATCTGCTGGTGGAGCTAGAGTAA
- a CDS encoding alpha-hydroxy acid oxidase, whose amino-acid sequence MNAHARYPAISDLKTRARARIPHFVWEYLDSATGVEATQKRNRTALDQVLLTPSILHGEFTPDLSTNLLGRDYPLPIGIAPLGMSGLIWPGAEQMLARMAAREAIPYTISTVASQLPEDVGPHAGDQGWFQLYPPRDPVIRDDILNRAKGAGFHTLVLTVDVPVASRRERQTRGGLTQPPKLTPRLALQAARCPAWLMGIRRTGMPRLRLMESYSQVKGTLPSTQHIGYLLRTSPDWDYFKALRDAWDGPLVVKGVGRADDAARLTDEGADAIWVSNHAGRQFDGGPASIETLPAIRAATPLPVIFDSGIEGGLDVLRALALGADFVMLGRAFHYGLAAMGEPGAAHVLDILRQDMISNMGQLGARHLKDLPACLRQTP is encoded by the coding sequence ATGAACGCCCATGCAAGATATCCCGCGATTTCAGACCTCAAGACCCGCGCCCGCGCGCGTATCCCGCATTTCGTCTGGGAATATCTCGACAGCGCCACAGGAGTTGAGGCCACGCAAAAGCGCAACCGCACAGCGCTTGATCAGGTATTGCTGACCCCCTCGATCCTGCATGGCGAATTTACGCCCGATCTGTCCACCAATCTGCTGGGGCGCGATTACCCATTGCCGATCGGCATCGCCCCTTTGGGGATGTCGGGGCTGATCTGGCCGGGCGCGGAACAGATGCTGGCGCGCATGGCGGCGCGCGAAGCGATCCCCTATACAATTTCCACCGTCGCCAGCCAATTGCCCGAAGATGTCGGGCCTCATGCGGGCGATCAGGGCTGGTTCCAGCTTTACCCGCCGCGCGATCCGGTGATCCGGGATGATATCCTGAACCGGGCCAAGGGCGCGGGTTTTCACACGCTGGTCCTGACGGTCGATGTGCCCGTCGCCTCGCGGCGCGAACGGCAAACGCGGGGCGGGCTGACGCAGCCACCGAAACTGACGCCGCGGCTGGCCTTGCAGGCGGCGCGCTGTCCGGCCTGGCTGATGGGGATCCGGCGCACCGGCATGCCACGGCTGCGGCTGATGGAAAGCTATAGCCAGGTCAAAGGCACCCTGCCCTCGACCCAGCATATCGGCTATCTTTTGCGGACCTCGCCCGATTGGGATTATTTCAAAGCCCTGCGCGATGCATGGGACGGCCCTTTGGTGGTCAAAGGCGTGGGGCGCGCCGATGATGCCGCCCGGCTGACCGATGAAGGCGCCGATGCGATCTGGGTCAGCAACCATGCCGGCCGCCAGTTCGACGGCGGCCCTGCCAGTATCGAAACGCTGCCCGCGATCCGCGCGGCCACCCCCCTGCCCGTGATCTTCGACAGCGGTATCGAAGGCGGGCTGGACGTTTTGCGCGCGCTGGCGCTGGGCGCGGATTTCGTGATGCTGGGACGCGCCTTTCATTACGGATTGGCCGCGATGGGCGAGCCGGGGGCGGCGCATGTGCTGGATATCCTGCGCCAGGACATGATTTCCAACATGGGCCAGCTGGGCGCGCGCCACCTCAAAGATCTGCCCGCCTGCCTGCGCCAGACCCCGTAA